GGCCACGTTGTCCCGGGACGGCCGCAGGGGCGAGCCCGTCGTCGACGTCGGGCTTTTCGTCCGGGGCGACGGGGAGGAGGCGGGCCCGGCGGTCACGGAAACCTGGATGAGCTTGACCAGCGCTTTCAGACGCTCCAACGACGCCAGGGTGTCTCGTTGCTGCGCCGACAGACGCTCTCGACGGGCCAGGCAGCGCTGCGGAGGCGGGACGACAGCAAATGGTCAACGACGCTTCCGCCGGCGGCAAAAGCGGCGCCGCGGGCCAACGCTCGGGCTCAAATGAGCCGCTATCGTCAATCGCCGCGTTCGTCGACGTTAAGATCAAAACGGCGCGTACGCGGCGCCGGGTCCCCGACGACAAAAGCCTCGGGCTCGGCATGGCTTATTAAAGCTCGCGAAAGCCGACACTCGGCCCCGTTTAAAACCGTTGACGGTCGGCCCCCGGCCTAAGGTAACTTTAGTCGTCCGCAACTACTGTAGTCTGCGTggcccgaaagtcgtctctggaCCGCGACCGACGGGGCAACCTACTGTTCCGCGAGCGCGTACGTTTCACGGCGCTTACTTTGAGCGTCTTGTCGAGTTGTTCGTCTTCCTCCTCCAGGTGAGCGCACTCCTTCTTCAGCTCCACGTTTCGTCGCAGCAGACGTCGCTTCTCCTCCTGACGCACTGGCGCGGGAAACCCGAGCGGACGGTTAGCGACGGCGTCGCACGGATCGATTCGTCGATCGCTCCGTCTATCATTTTTGCATTCTATGGTTTCGTGTTTTCCGTACAAAAAGGTGTTTAAAGAAttgagtgggaaaaaaaatgcctttcattcaaaggtgttacctggggggggggggggcctgggGTGAACAGTACccacccacccaaagaaaactggatgttgtactaacggcagtctggcctCCGCGTACGGTATCCCATTCatgtagtactgatgtgttttaagttttaacctttgcgttgttacctcctcattcaccttttttaaaaaaaacaatgtgggTTTCGTTCCTAGCGGGCTCTACACACATTTAGgcatattttgaattttttttttttttttgacattttatcaaagatttcaccagtgttcacctggctgttgtgtttggtgagttttgaagcattctgaagggtcaaagtagggctcaaagggtCGGCGGTACAAAGGATGACTGCTAGGggacgctacatagtgtatttggaatttctctTGACacagtatcaaagattgcacctgtcttgacctgcctgccaattttggtgctttttgaagcattctaaggaggtccaattgagctcaaaggggctgcggaacaaaggataactataataataataaaaccgaggaaccacaataggttacaaaaaaaaaacattgtcacctgtatGTCCATAATGTTCAGTTTTGGATGTGTTCGAattcaaaatcaaatcaacttttgtttagaccaaatcacaagttATCTCAAGCAGaaagcaaaacattttttaaggtgcagtagccctacgctggatttcgacctacttgagcattgtagctttttttttttgcccccccccccccaggtaagactaatgcccacccatacctggcatcctggtaacacctctgctgaaagtttaatttcattttttgaaactgCCCATATCAGACTGAAACTTGAACTTTTTCTGAAATGCTCTAAAAAGGCCACAAGGTGGCAATAAAGACTGGCGTGACAGCCAAGAAGCGCTTTGGCGCCATCTTGGGCATCTTATCGGAAGTGAGCCCAGGAGCTACTTACTCAGCAAAGGTCGAGGATTTGGACCCACCTGTCTTGTGCGTGACGTACGACCTTGCAAAGTTGTGAGGCCACGACATATTCTCTTTGTTCAAAACCTGAAGCGGTCCAAACAAAgaataaaaacttaattagCAGTATTTATGACGAGACGAGACCAGCGCAACAATCTCATCTCTCCAGAGTAAGGAGTGAAAATCTGGGCCGTACCTTCTTGTGGCACTTGGGGCAGTACCAGGGTCCCTCGGGCGGGGTCTCGAGCGGCGATCGGAGGCAATCGGGGTGGAAGGCTCGCGGGCAGTTGTGGCACGGCCGTAGCTCGCCGTCCCGCCGGCACACGGCGCATTGCTCGTCCCGCTCCGCCTCATCCTAAAGGACGCACGCCGTAAAAGCGTTAAGACACCCCGGCGGGCCGGGACACGCCGCGTTCTGCGCCCGCTTGCTCGTGCGCAAGGGCGCcgtataggggtgaaaagtgatattGATTCTAAGGGCCGGTGCCCTGATGGGTCCCACAAAGAAAATTCAAAATTgaaatttgcaaacgattacctaatcattatcattttaattgGAATAAAACCAGGggttttttttccttgttttgtttttcgcaaaaagtaaacaccctGAGAGCATACGTATGCCAGCCCGCCCCCAACCcccgtattttcattaaatggtttgatccgcccttccttcgatcagaGCGGGAGCTGCGGTGCgcatttacaccagtcaatgactcggGTTGCCCggtactgcagaaatgttttcaaaacaaaaatcggtttatcaaaagaggaaataaaagaacaaaacaggagaggggtagaaaaggccaacaggatgtgacaaagtacttcacaaaggaaggttggtgtcttgtgtcagcGTAGTGCTGAAAATGAACCTGTTATTTTAGCCCACTCCAGCCCCATCTGGAACCTTGCCATGTCTATTACAAAGCTCCTCCGAAACGAGGTCCCAGCTCCCTCCGTAAGAAATATGAGATTTTCCCGGCCTCAATGAGCGAcattcacctattcaaaaaggtgaattccaaataatgacggcattttttggtatcccaCAGATGTTGACAGTTGGTGTggaaatggtttttttttttttttttttttttcttaaatcggcttgaatccagtttgtcaagaatttgtCATCAATTAAATTgagtttgttaacaagggacctcACTTCTGAGCTGTAGCCTATAGGAGATTGCGAGTTTCCAGAtggggctaagcctactccataatgaaatactgtaaatgtttgctagctagtgtttgctccacatttaataagtacagcaggcaaacccttggcaagctcttcatactaaaacagttgtcTCTGCCCTTGCCTGTTGTACCTGGCACAACTCCTCTTGCTGCCTCCGTCTGCCTCAGCAGCCCCGTCTCCTGACCCCCTTTATGAGCTAGCCTCAtcgttaacaggaaatgacgtagttgatactctaaatgtgtgcgTGTCCCCCGGCACCGCTGTTGGGGACCAAGTGCTAttttttcatggggcccaaaatccctggcactGCCCCTGCTCGTGCGTACCCAACATTTCAGGAAAAAAGGCACATGTATGCATCGCGCCGGTCCGGAAAGATCGTTCAAAAGCCTACAAAATGGTTGCCGCATCAAGGTCGTCTGCTTTCACAATAGCCGCCGCGCGACACGAGCGACAGCCGACGAGCGATCGACCACCACCGAGCGAGACGAAGCTTCGGTAAACATTTTCGTTTGCGGCGTTAGCAACTACAGAAGGCGGCGAAAAAATAAAAGAGGGGCAGCCCGACGAGCGGAAGCGGCGTCAGGCAAGCGACCTACCTTCCAGCAGAAGTCCTCAGAGTCTTGCATGCGGATGGAAGCAGAGCACACGTTAGCCTTGAGGTTTAAAGCCGTGCGGAGGCCGGCTCGTGTTAGCGTTAGCCACGTGCACGCGCACAGAGCTCACGGACGACCGGCTCGATGCTGAAGAGCAAAAAATTTGTCACGTCGTCCGATCGCTCGGCTCGCCATTTTGGCACTCGACGGAAGAGGCGCATCAAATCCCGATCGAAGCGATACCCTGACTTTCATTGGGTATCTGCAAATTCTCCGATCGCCTTTGCTTCTTCAGCATTCGCGCGCAATTTCAAGACCGCTCCGGTCCTTATCGTCGGACGCGCTCGTTTTACCTCGTGCCGACAGGAAGAGCGAGCCGTTCAGGTAATGCGACGCCAGACGCTTGCGCTGCGGACAAACACAAAGCACGCCTGAGTCTCGTCCGCCGGCGTGGCGGCCGGAGCTCTAACTACCTCCGGTTCAAAGAGGCCGCTGTAGGCGGGGTTCGCCGTGCTTCGCCTTTTCCTCTCCTGCCTCTTCAGTTGGAGTTCTGCAAAAAGACACAAGCCGCGGTCAACACACGACGCCGGCAAAGGTACCGCCGCGGGCGAGGTTTTGCCGTCACCTTCCGAGTGCTCGTTGGTGACCAGACCGAGGGCGACCATGAAGGAAATTTTCTGCCGGACACGAGAGTGCGTCAGCGAGGCGCTCCCGGCGAGCGCTTCCCGTTCTCGGCCCCGACGCCCCGCTCACCTCCGGGTCCTCGTCCGTCTTCTCCGCCGAGGCGAGCGACGGCGGGGGGAGCGACCCGCCCTCGCCGCCGCCGGGGGCCTGAGGTTGGATGATGATCACCTGATAACCAGAGCGATCTGGTTGAGGCGTCGGCCCGTCCGTCGGCGGCTCTCCACCCACCTTGACGGCCTCGCTGACGGCGGCCACCCCGTTGGCGTCGGCGGGcgaggcggcgatgatggcgtagGCCACCCCGGCGCCGCCCGAGGCTGGCCCGCCCGCATCGCCGGCCGGGAAGGGGGCGGCGCCATCGTAAGGCCGGCGACGGGGGCTCGGGGCGCACTTGGGGCCGAGCCGGTGGACCGCGGGGCACTCCGGGCCGCGTGGCCGCGGGGTGTCCCGGCAGGGGCCGCGGGGAAGGCTGTCCGGGATCAGTGTCTTTGGACTGACCTGAACGCAAATCGGCACCGTTAACCCTTTCCGCGCCCTTCCCG
This sequence is a window from Corythoichthys intestinalis isolate RoL2023-P3 chromosome 13, ASM3026506v1, whole genome shotgun sequence. Protein-coding genes within it:
- the phf21b gene encoding PHD finger protein 21B isoform X5; the protein is MPEDVKEVKGNGRPLTLAARRRGLSAADEQQGARLMRRCAGWRAGRELNIYEGQETSMAALFLSLAHDNLRDFFFFSSFPPRRLANSLCEYVQKRCPEKLAARSCPAGAGKPLSLIKTPGQGISISVVPAKVVNGAAPPQTSPVNLQTGGRAALGPGARPPQLLKSQILSPLGSIPAKVPQVSPLYRLAGQAAGALPQVSPKTLIPDSLPRGPCRDTPRPRGPECPAVHRLGPKCAPSPRRRPYDGAAPFPAGDAGGPASGGAGVAYAIIAASPADANGVAAVSEAVKVGGEPPTDGPTPQPDRSGYQVIIIQPQAPGGGEGGSLPPPSLASAEKTDEDPEKISFMVALGLVTNEHSEELQLKRQERKRRSTANPAYSGLFEPERKRLASHYLNGSLFLSARDSEDFCWKDEAERDEQCAVCRRDGELRPCHNCPRAFHPDCLRSPLETPPEGPWYCPKCHKKVLNKENMSWPHNFARSYVTHKTALPGPSRASVGAATRHPGVVGASESAGQAHPGFRDRRARLLPVAPDEKPDVDDGLAPAAVPGQRGRLAPREADV
- the phf21b gene encoding PHD finger protein 21B isoform X7, with protein sequence MEVQGPQEALKVEIQCHQKLAARSCPAGAGKPLSLIKTPGQGISISVVPAKVVNGAAPPQTSPVNLQTGGRAALGPGARPPQLLKSQILSPLGSIPAKVPQVSPLYRLAGQAAGALPQVSPKTLIPDSLPRGPCRDTPRPRGPECPAVHRLGPKCAPSPRRRPYDGAAPFPAGDAGGPASGGAGVAYAIIAASPADANGVAAVSEAVKVGGEPPTDGPTPQPDRSGYQVIIIQPQAPGGGEGGSLPPPSLASAEKTDEDPEKISFMVALGLVTNEHSEELQLKRQERKRRSTANPAYSGLFEPERKRLASHYLNGSLFLSARDSEDFCWKDEAERDEQCAVCRRDGELRPCHNCPRAFHPDCLRSPLETPPEGPWYCPKCHKKVLNKENMSWPHNFARSYVTHKTVRQEEKRRLLRRNVELKKECAHLEEEDEQLDKTLKRCLARRERLSAQQRDTLASLERLKALVKLIQVSVTAGPASSPSPRTKSPTSTTGSPLRPSRDNVAD
- the phf21b gene encoding PHD finger protein 21B isoform X8, with translation MEVQGPQEALKVEIQCHQLAARSCPAGAGKPLSLIKTPGQGISISVVPAKVVNGAAPPQTSPVNLQTGGRAALGPGARPPQLLKSQILSPLGSIPAKVPQVSPLYRLAGQAAGALPQVSPKTLIPDSLPRGPCRDTPRPRGPECPAVHRLGPKCAPSPRRRPYDGAAPFPAGDAGGPASGGAGVAYAIIAASPADANGVAAVSEAVKVGGEPPTDGPTPQPDRSGYQVIIIQPQAPGGGEGGSLPPPSLASAEKTDEDPEKISFMVALGLVTNEHSEELQLKRQERKRRSTANPAYSGLFEPERKRLASHYLNGSLFLSARDSEDFCWKDEAERDEQCAVCRRDGELRPCHNCPRAFHPDCLRSPLETPPEGPWYCPKCHKKVLNKENMSWPHNFARSYVTHKTVRQEEKRRLLRRNVELKKECAHLEEEDEQLDKTLKRCLARRERLSAQQRDTLASLERLKALVKLIQVSVTAGPASSPSPRTKSPTSTTGSPLRPSRDNVAD
- the phf21b gene encoding PHD finger protein 21B isoform X3, producing MPEDVKEVKGNGRPLTLAARRRGLSAADEQQGARLMRRCAGWRAGRELNIYEGQETSMAALFLSLAHDNLRDFFFFSSFPPRRLANSLCEYVQKRCPEKLAARSCPAGAGKPLSLIKTPGQGISISVVPAKVVNGAAPPQTSPVNLQTGGRAALGPGARPPQLLKSQILSPLGSIPAKVPQVSPLYRLAGQAAGALPQVSPKTLIPDSLPRGPCRDTPRPRGPECPAVHRLGPKCAPSPRRRPYDGAAPFPAGDAGGPASGGAGVAYAIIAASPADANGVAAVSEAVKVIIIQPQAPGGGEGGSLPPPSLASAEKTDEDPEKISFMVALGLVTNEHSEELQLKRQERKRRSTANPAYSGLFEPERKRLASHYLNGSLFLSARDSEDFCWKDEAERDEQCAVCRRDGELRPCHNCPRAFHPDCLRSPLETPPEGPWYCPKCHKKVLNKENMSWPHNFARSYVTHKTVRQEEKRRLLRRNVELKKECAHLEEEDEQLDKTLKRCLARRERLSAQQRDTLASLERLKALVKLIQVSVTAGPASSPSPRTKSPTSTTGSPLRPSRDNVAD
- the phf21b gene encoding PHD finger protein 21B isoform X4; this translates as MPEDVKEVKGNGRPLTLAARRRGLSAADEQQGARLMRRCAGWRAGRELNIYEGQETSMAALFLSLAHDNLRDFFFFSSFPPRRLANSLCEYVQKRCPEKLAARSCPAGAGKPLSLIKTPGQGISISVVPAKVVNGAAPPQTSPVNLQTGGRAALGPGARPPQLLKSQILSPLGSIPAKVPQVSPLYRLAGQAAGALPQVSPKTLIPDSLPRGPCRDTPRPRGPECPAVHRLGPKCAPSPRRRPYDGAAPFPAGDAGGPASGGAGVAYAIIAASPADANGVAAVSEAVKVGGEPPTDGPTPQPDRSGYQVIIIQPQAPGGGEGGSLPPPSLASAEKTDEDPEKISFMVALGLVTNEHSEELQLKRQERKRRSTANPAYSGLFEPEDEAERDEQCAVCRRDGELRPCHNCPRAFHPDCLRSPLETPPEGPWYCPKCHKKVLNKENMSWPHNFARSYVTHKTVRQEEKRRLLRRNVELKKECAHLEEEDEQLDKTLKRCLARRERLSAQQRDTLASLERLKALVKLIQVSVTAGPASSPSPRTKSPTSTTGSPLRPSRDNVAD
- the phf21b gene encoding PHD finger protein 21B isoform X2, producing MPEDVKEVKGNGRPLTLAARRRGLSAADEQQGARLMRRCAGWRAGRELNIYEGQETSMAALFLSLAHDNLRDFFFFSSFPPRRLANSLCEYVQKRCPELAARSCPAGAGKPLSLIKTPGQGISISVVPAKVVNGAAPPQTSPVNLQTGGRAALGPGARPPQLLKSQILSPLGSIPAKVPQVSPLYRLAGQAAGALPQVSPKTLIPDSLPRGPCRDTPRPRGPECPAVHRLGPKCAPSPRRRPYDGAAPFPAGDAGGPASGGAGVAYAIIAASPADANGVAAVSEAVKVGGEPPTDGPTPQPDRSGYQVIIIQPQAPGGGEGGSLPPPSLASAEKTDEDPEKISFMVALGLVTNEHSEELQLKRQERKRRSTANPAYSGLFEPERKRLASHYLNGSLFLSARDSEDFCWKDEAERDEQCAVCRRDGELRPCHNCPRAFHPDCLRSPLETPPEGPWYCPKCHKKVLNKENMSWPHNFARSYVTHKTVRQEEKRRLLRRNVELKKECAHLEEEDEQLDKTLKRCLARRERLSAQQRDTLASLERLKALVKLIQVSVTAGPASSPSPRTKSPTSTTGSPLRPSRDNVAD
- the phf21b gene encoding PHD finger protein 21B isoform X1, which translates into the protein MPEDVKEVKGNGRPLTLAARRRGLSAADEQQGARLMRRCAGWRAGRELNIYEGQETSMAALFLSLAHDNLRDFFFFSSFPPRRLANSLCEYVQKRCPEKLAARSCPAGAGKPLSLIKTPGQGISISVVPAKVVNGAAPPQTSPVNLQTGGRAALGPGARPPQLLKSQILSPLGSIPAKVPQVSPLYRLAGQAAGALPQVSPKTLIPDSLPRGPCRDTPRPRGPECPAVHRLGPKCAPSPRRRPYDGAAPFPAGDAGGPASGGAGVAYAIIAASPADANGVAAVSEAVKVGGEPPTDGPTPQPDRSGYQVIIIQPQAPGGGEGGSLPPPSLASAEKTDEDPEKISFMVALGLVTNEHSEELQLKRQERKRRSTANPAYSGLFEPERKRLASHYLNGSLFLSARDSEDFCWKDEAERDEQCAVCRRDGELRPCHNCPRAFHPDCLRSPLETPPEGPWYCPKCHKKVLNKENMSWPHNFARSYVTHKTVRQEEKRRLLRRNVELKKECAHLEEEDEQLDKTLKRCLARRERLSAQQRDTLASLERLKALVKLIQVSVTAGPASSPSPRTKSPTSTTGSPLRPSRDNVAD
- the phf21b gene encoding PHD finger protein 21B isoform X6, which codes for MPEDVKEVKGNGRPLTLAARRRGLSAADEQQGARLMRRCAGWRAGRELNIYEGQETSMAALFLSLAHDNLRDFFFFSSFPPRRLANSLCEYVQKRCPEKLAARSCPAGAGKPLSLIKTPGQGISISVVPAKVVNGAAPPQTSPVNLQTGGRAALGPGARPPQLLKSQILSPLGSIPAKVPQVSPLYRLAGQAAGALPQVSPKTLIPDSLPRGPCRDTPRPRGPECPAVHRLGPKCAPSPRRRPYDGAAPFPAGDAGGPASGGAGVAYAIIAASPADANGVAAVSEAVKVGGEPPTDGPTPQPDRSGYQVIIIQPQAPGGGEGGSLPPPSLASAEKTDEDPEKISFMVALGLVTNEHSEELQLKRQERKRRSTANPAYSGLFEPERKRLASHYLNGSLFLSARDSEDFCWKDEAERDEQCAVCRRDGELRPCHNCPRAFHPDCLRSPLETPPEGPWYCPKCHKKVLNKENMSWPHNFARSYVTHKTVRQEEKRRLLRRNVELKKECAHLEEEDEQLDKTLKEALGDARAADARQRPHSAGL
- the phf21b gene encoding PHD finger protein 21B isoform X9, with product MPEDVKEVKGNGRPLTLAARRRGLSAADEQQGARLMRRCAGWRAGRELNIYEGQETSMAALFLSLAHDNLRDFFFFSSFPPRRLANSLCEYVQKRCPEKLAARSCPAGAGKPLSLIKTPGQGISISVVPAKVVNGAAPPQTSPVNLQTGGRAALGPGARPPQLLKSQILSPLGSIPAKVPQVSPLYRLAGQAAGALPQVSPKTLIPDSLPRGPCRDTPRPRGPECPAVHRLGPKCAPSPRRRPYDGAAPFPAGDAGGPASGGAGVAYAIIAASPADANGVAAVSEAVKVGGEPPTDGPTPQPDRSGYQVIIIQPQAPGGGEGGSLPPPSLASAEKTDEDPEKISFMVALGLVTNEHSEELQLKRQERKRRSTANPAYSGLFEPERKRLASHYLNGSLFLSARDSEDFCWKDEAERDEQCAVCRRDGELRPCHNCPRAFHPDCLRSPLETPPEGPWYCPKCHKKVLNKENMSWPHNFARSYVTHKTGGAR